The following coding sequences are from one Arachis hypogaea cultivar Tifrunner chromosome 7, arahy.Tifrunner.gnm2.J5K5, whole genome shotgun sequence window:
- the LOC112703664 gene encoding large ribosomal subunit protein uL2x: MGRVIRAQRKGAGSVFKSHTHHRKGAARFRSLDFGERNGYLKGVVTDIIHDPGRGAPLAKVTFRHPFRYKKQTELFVAAEGIYTGQFIYCGKKATLVVGNVLPLRSIPEGAVICNVEHHVGDRGVFARASGDYAIVISHNPDNDTSRIKLPSGSKKIVPSGCRAMIGQVAGGGRTEKPLLKAGNAYHKFRVKRNCWPKVRGVAMNPVEHPHGGGNHQHIGHASTVRRDAPPGQKVGLIAARRTGRLRGQAAATAAKADKTT, translated from the exons ATGGGTAGAGTCATCCGCGCACAGCGTAAGGGTGCTGGTTCCGTCTTCAAGTCCCACACCCATCACCGCAAGGGCGCCGCCAGGTTCCGCAGCCTCGACTTCGGCGAGCGCAACGGTTACCTCAAGGGTGTGGTGACCGACATCATCCACGACCCCGGCCGCGGTGCTCCACTCGCCAAGGTGACTTTCCGCCACCCATTCAGGTACAAGAAGCAGACGGAGCTGTTCGTCGCTGCTGAAGGTATCTACACCGGCCAGTTCATCTACTGCGGGAAGAAGGCCACACTCGTCGTCGGAAATGTTTTGCCACTCAGATCCATCCCTGAAGGAGCTGTCATTTGCAACGTCGAGCACCACGTCGGTGACCGCGGTGTCTTCGCCAGGGCATCTGGTGATTACGCCATTGTTATCAGCCACAACCCCGATAATGACACTTCTAG GATCAAGCTCCCATCTGGTTCAAAGAAGATTGTGCCAAGTGGATGCAGGGCCATGATTGGACAAGTTGCGGGTGGTGGAAGAACTGAGAAGCCACTCCTCAAGGCTGGTAATGCTTACCACAAATTCAGGGTCAAGAGGAACTGCTGGCCCAAGGTTCGTGGTGTTGCTATGAATCCAGTTGAGCATCCCCACGGTGGAGGTAACCATCAACACATTGGTCATGCCAGTACTGTTAGGCGTGATGCTCCACCCGGCCAAAAGGTCGGTCTCATTGCTGCAAGGAGGACCGGTCGTCTTAGGGGCCAAGCTGCCGCCACTGCTGCTAAGGCTGATAAGACCACTTGA
- the LOC112704164 gene encoding golgin candidate 5-like: protein MTEQCEKLRGEAAVLPGLRSELEALRRRHSVALELMGERDEELEELRADIVDLKEMYREQVNLLVNQIQRMNPSMGNTNFSEGAAGLT from the exons ATGACAGAACAG TGTGAAAAGTTGCGTGGGGAGGCTGCTGTGTTACCTGGTTTACGATCAGAGCTGGAGGCACTGAGGAGGAGGCACTCTGTTGCGTTGGAGTTGATGGGTGAACGTGATGAAGAG TTGGAGGAACTTCGTGCGGATATTGTTGACTTGAAGGAAATGTACAGAGAACAAGTCAACCTGCTTGTGAATCAG ATCCAGAGAATGAATCCATCAATGGGTAACACCAATTTTTCTGAAGGTGCAGCTGGTTTAACATAA